The proteins below are encoded in one region of Phycisphaerales bacterium AB-hyl4:
- a CDS encoding thermonuclease family protein — translation MADTAGEDHDSEDSYSRRDPFTGPYVNAQQPATTSANAAPPASDPRTQADWQFRSVVAGHLIELVNSRRSVVVRIEGVIAPLPGEENAGRSRTALAQLVNNKRITFRGTSRDEDGRVSARVILPDGRDAGVEMVRSGYARIARSEEATDELVRLERTARERGLGLWADSQFSSASTNESSIDIGRGTSREATHRFPHGVNRSSQESVRISRPAYHSDPNRYASPEYRQASPSRVAENGSYYGQPNQNGVPKTVRVRGYYRADGTYVRGHYRSPPNSN, via the coding sequence ATGGCCGACACGGCTGGTGAGGATCACGATTCCGAAGATTCATACAGTCGGCGCGACCCCTTCACGGGACCGTACGTCAACGCCCAGCAGCCTGCTACTACTTCAGCCAATGCTGCACCGCCAGCATCCGACCCCAGGACTCAGGCGGATTGGCAGTTTCGCAGTGTCGTAGCGGGCCACCTGATTGAACTGGTAAATAGCAGGCGCTCCGTGGTCGTCCGGATCGAAGGTGTTATCGCTCCGCTGCCAGGTGAGGAAAATGCTGGAAGATCTCGTACAGCCCTAGCGCAGCTGGTTAACAACAAACGCATTACGTTTCGTGGAACGAGTCGCGACGAGGATGGACGAGTATCGGCGCGAGTCATCCTGCCCGATGGACGTGATGCTGGCGTTGAGATGGTGCGGAGCGGCTATGCTCGAATCGCCCGTTCGGAAGAGGCCACAGACGAACTGGTTCGTCTGGAACGAACGGCCCGTGAACGAGGTTTGGGATTATGGGCCGATTCGCAGTTCAGTTCCGCTTCGACCAACGAGAGCTCCATCGACATCGGCAGGGGAACCAGTCGCGAGGCAACACATCGGTTCCCGCATGGGGTCAACCGATCATCCCAAGAGTCGGTTCGGATATCGCGACCTGCTTACCACTCAGATCCTAATCGGTATGCATCACCGGAGTACAGGCAAGCCTCGCCATCGAGGGTTGCTGAGAACGGTAGCTACTACGGACAGCCGAATCAGAATGGCGTTCCCAAGACTGTGCGCGTCCGTGGCTACTATCGTGCCGACGGGACATATGTACGTGGTCACTATCGAAGTCCGCCGAACTCCAATTGA
- a CDS encoding DUF3006 domain-containing protein: MREVAVLDRIVDGKHAVLIVGDPPDREVAVPIETLPEGVQEGHWLRVILEGEHLVDAQIDQVATDAAKQRIHSKLEQLRRRGRRLGES; this comes from the coding sequence ATGCGTGAGGTAGCCGTTCTAGACCGGATCGTTGATGGCAAGCACGCGGTACTAATCGTGGGCGATCCGCCCGATCGGGAGGTGGCAGTACCGATCGAGACTTTGCCGGAAGGGGTACAGGAGGGGCATTGGCTCCGAGTCATTTTGGAAGGTGAGCATCTCGTTGATGCACAGATCGACCAGGTAGCCACGGATGCTGCGAAGCAACGGATCCACTCGAAGCTGGAGCAGCTGCGCCGCCGAGGACGCAGGCTGGGCGAATCATGA
- a CDS encoding MBL fold metallo-hydrolase translates to MLLTIGVAGQEPQPSSKLPHATVDTALSGSVVPVAVELGEVADNTFSTTHDDPQPNESLTSSDESPRTGTSSSNQSRGPPEGQVLLRHLDVGQADATLIQSPDGTILIDAGHWQRNDIVPHLQRIGIETIDLIILTHPHADHIGQVPQILEAFPVTEVWMSGWEHTSQTFERVLDAVLASEAGYHEPRAGESVEFGDLRVEVVHPVDPLRDIHDNLAVRIVFGNFAALYTGDAEVSHEREMLEGEHELRSQVLQLGHHGSRTSSSRRFLDGVAPEVAIYSAGTGNTYGHPHREVVNRVTGLGITLYGTDIHGTILVTSDGEDYQVAVERRPAENRLREEQQTATSDHGQQSQTDDCVNINEASEEDLQQIIHIGPARSSEIVQLRPFESVDQLTRVRGIGPARLRDIKDQGIACVR, encoded by the coding sequence ATGCTGCTGACAATCGGGGTCGCGGGGCAAGAGCCACAACCATCTAGCAAGTTACCACATGCAACAGTCGATACCGCACTTTCTGGCAGTGTGGTTCCCGTTGCTGTTGAGCTGGGTGAGGTGGCCGATAACACATTCTCGACCACCCACGATGATCCTCAGCCAAATGAGAGTTTGACGTCATCGGACGAGTCGCCACGAACCGGCACATCCTCGTCTAACCAGTCTCGTGGTCCACCGGAGGGCCAAGTCCTCCTGCGGCACCTGGATGTCGGGCAAGCCGACGCGACGCTCATCCAGAGTCCCGACGGCACCATTCTGATCGATGCGGGGCACTGGCAGCGGAACGACATCGTCCCGCACCTGCAACGGATCGGCATCGAGACGATTGACCTGATCATCCTCACACATCCCCATGCGGATCACATCGGTCAGGTGCCCCAGATACTAGAGGCCTTCCCGGTCACCGAGGTGTGGATGAGCGGGTGGGAACACACCTCGCAGACCTTTGAACGGGTTTTGGATGCAGTGCTTGCCAGCGAGGCGGGTTACCACGAGCCCCGGGCTGGTGAATCTGTGGAGTTCGGGGACCTGCGGGTTGAGGTCGTACATCCCGTCGATCCGCTTCGTGACATCCATGATAATCTGGCTGTTCGCATTGTCTTCGGTAACTTCGCGGCCTTGTACACCGGTGATGCCGAGGTTTCGCACGAGAGGGAAATGTTAGAGGGGGAACACGAGTTGCGCAGTCAAGTGCTGCAACTTGGTCATCACGGCTCCCGCACCTCCTCCAGCCGTCGATTTTTAGATGGAGTAGCCCCGGAGGTAGCTATCTACAGTGCCGGGACCGGCAACACCTACGGCCATCCCCACCGCGAGGTCGTCAACCGTGTCACCGGTTTGGGCATCACCCTCTACGGTACCGACATCCACGGCACGATCCTCGTGACCAGCGATGGCGAGGATTATCAAGTCGCTGTAGAGCGTCGGCCGGCGGAGAACCGCCTGCGTGAGGAGCAGCAGACTGCTACTTCTGACCACGGGCAGCAGTCACAGACTGACGACTGCGTGAACATCAACGAGGCCAGTGAGGAGGACCTACAGCAAATCATTCACATCGGCCCAGCCCGATCCAGTGAGATTGTGCAGTTGCGCCCGTTTGAGAGCGTCGATCAGCTCACCCGTGTAAGAGGGATCGGACCGGCTCGTCTACGTGATATCAAAGACCAGGGGATCGCATGCGTGAGGTAG
- a CDS encoding DNA polymerase — protein MEGVRYLFADMNSFFASVEQQEQPDLRGLPIAVVPTLVETTCCIAASYEAKSYGIKTGTPVHEAKQRCPHIRLIEARPACYVQYHHRVIEAVESCLHVDQVCSIDEMYGKLLGKERQPEQAATIAYLVKDAIRQAAGPCVRCSIGLAPNPWLAKVASDMNKPDGLTMLLPEQLPEVICHLKLTDLPGIAKNMERRLAAVHITSIAQLCQASEADLSQAWGSTVLGSIWWQQLRGIDLPYRPTHRRTVSHSHVLPPDQRTDERAWAVLARMIHKAAARMRRLGYRAGDLTMQVTYIERRSWEQQVSLGLCRDTLTMIHVALPMWRKRPPGTPLKVGVVLTHLVADGGATLPLFAEQNHMDKLADCMDTIDHKYGKHTLYLGAMWGAQEAAPTRISFTQIPTLEEFGETDR, from the coding sequence GTGGAGGGAGTACGCTATCTATTTGCCGACATGAACTCGTTCTTCGCGTCCGTCGAGCAGCAGGAGCAACCCGATCTGCGGGGCCTGCCCATCGCGGTGGTGCCGACGCTGGTCGAGACCACCTGCTGCATCGCCGCCAGCTACGAGGCGAAAAGCTATGGCATCAAGACCGGCACGCCCGTACACGAAGCGAAACAGCGCTGTCCGCACATTCGCCTGATCGAAGCTCGGCCGGCGTGCTATGTGCAGTATCACCACCGCGTGATCGAAGCGGTCGAATCCTGCCTGCATGTGGACCAAGTCTGCTCGATCGATGAGATGTACGGCAAACTGCTGGGCAAGGAACGCCAACCTGAACAGGCTGCGACGATCGCCTACCTGGTCAAAGACGCCATTCGGCAGGCGGCAGGCCCCTGCGTGCGTTGCTCGATCGGCCTCGCACCCAATCCGTGGCTGGCCAAGGTGGCGTCCGACATGAACAAACCCGACGGGCTGACCATGCTTCTACCCGAGCAGTTGCCCGAGGTGATCTGTCATCTCAAGCTCACTGACCTGCCGGGCATCGCGAAGAACATGGAGCGCCGGCTAGCAGCGGTGCACATCACCAGCATCGCGCAGCTTTGCCAGGCATCCGAAGCCGATCTCAGCCAGGCGTGGGGCAGCACCGTGCTCGGCAGCATCTGGTGGCAGCAGTTGCGTGGCATCGACCTGCCATACCGCCCGACGCACCGGCGGACCGTGAGCCACTCGCATGTACTGCCGCCGGACCAGCGCACGGACGAACGGGCGTGGGCGGTGCTGGCGCGGATGATCCACAAGGCCGCCGCCCGCATGCGTCGGCTCGGCTATCGTGCCGGCGACCTGACGATGCAGGTGACGTACATCGAACGACGCAGTTGGGAGCAGCAAGTGTCATTGGGTTTGTGCCGGGATACGCTGACGATGATTCATGTCGCGTTGCCGATGTGGCGAAAGCGGCCACCAGGCACGCCGCTGAAGGTGGGCGTGGTGCTCACGCACCTGGTGGCAGACGGCGGTGCGACCCTGCCGCTGTTCGCCGAGCAGAATCACATGGACAAGTTGGCCGACTGCATGGACACGATCGATCACAAATATGGCAAGCACACGCTCTACCTCGGCGCGATGTGGGGGGCGCAGGAGGCAGCGCCGACACGAATTTCGTTTACGCAGATTCCAACGTTGGAGGAGTTCGGCGAAACGGATCGCTAA
- a CDS encoding DUF4365 domain-containing protein, with product MKAKETERTDRRGVALVMSTFESLGFAFREQSESDYGIDGHAELIDDECPTGQLLGIQIKTGASYLSERNDTTIVFRADADHVEYWLNHALPVIICICDPDNRTIYWQAVTKETAISTGKGYRFDLPITQTLDGSSIQKVADLLTPLVPPDRYTIFKTEDISHGLAKRYSFKVVINGYASKAEIASIIRQVTMDGTKRQYHRNHLVAGRWSGADAHVVWTFVYPSAEDEARCNHICRSLWIDESLDGTARPVSIKGENIGEGIIVEWRKDYSFLARHTSTNTMTKEDYFGVVISRIHELKQLLSDIESHLRSLEAGNITEGAFIDATDGSREQINDIYMSISEMPHAPFECKEMDKCLESFIASMHNIYLLYSDNGRQTRTAHNRLVLSLQQRTYAREQLGELEYEMRKIR from the coding sequence ATGAAAGCCAAGGAAACCGAACGCACAGATCGACGCGGTGTAGCATTAGTCATGAGCACATTCGAATCGTTGGGATTTGCCTTCCGTGAGCAATCGGAGAGCGATTACGGCATCGATGGCCATGCCGAGCTCATTGATGACGAGTGCCCGACGGGGCAGTTGCTCGGAATTCAAATCAAGACTGGGGCAAGCTATCTCTCCGAACGCAACGATACCACAATCGTCTTCCGCGCTGATGCAGACCACGTGGAATACTGGCTAAACCATGCTTTGCCCGTAATTATCTGTATTTGTGACCCAGACAATCGAACGATCTACTGGCAAGCCGTCACAAAGGAGACCGCGATATCGACTGGAAAAGGATATCGATTCGATCTCCCTATAACGCAAACCCTTGACGGATCGTCCATTCAGAAGGTGGCGGATCTACTGACGCCACTAGTGCCACCGGATCGATACACAATCTTCAAGACCGAGGACATCAGCCACGGACTCGCAAAAAGATACTCCTTCAAAGTAGTCATAAACGGATATGCGTCCAAAGCAGAAATAGCCTCAATTATTCGCCAAGTAACAATGGATGGGACAAAACGCCAGTATCACCGTAACCACTTGGTCGCAGGTCGATGGAGCGGTGCTGATGCGCATGTGGTATGGACCTTCGTATATCCCAGCGCTGAAGACGAAGCCCGTTGTAACCATATTTGTCGCAGCCTATGGATAGATGAATCACTCGATGGTACGGCACGTCCAGTGTCGATAAAAGGCGAAAACATTGGGGAGGGTATTATCGTTGAATGGCGTAAAGACTACAGCTTCCTTGCCCGTCACACGTCAACGAACACCATGACGAAGGAAGACTATTTCGGCGTCGTAATATCGAGGATTCATGAACTTAAGCAGCTACTTAGCGATATCGAATCGCACCTCCGTTCTCTCGAAGCTGGCAACATCACTGAAGGCGCGTTCATTGACGCCACTGACGGCTCAAGGGAGCAAATTAACGACATCTACATGTCGATTTCGGAAATGCCCCATGCGCCTTTCGAATGCAAGGAGATGGACAAATGTCTAGAATCCTTCATTGCATCCATGCATAACATTTATTTGCTTTACTCGGACAATGGGCGTCAAACGCGGACGGCACACAACCGTTTGGTATTGTCCCTGCAACAACGGACTTACGCCCGCGAGCAGCTTGGGGAGTTGGAATACGAAATGAGGAAGATCAGGTAA
- a CDS encoding reverse transcriptase domain-containing protein, giving the protein MILENISSSLRIAHETLPEFLEVYPSRFLPTRKEWDGRKVRIIDEPERELKRLQRTRLLRSFQRWGFHHPRAYAGPQGRNHVAAARQHLGAQWIINRDVYNAFPSVTPQMMHTELVSRGFRPEVVKALVTLFTLRGRIPQGSPLSNIALNLAFYRIDHQLSTLCGRLGLNYTRYADDINVSCAKSRRGRRVRIPDLCQEIESAIRSVGVEVNSNKKRKRGFQGLEKVKVVHGCMVSGDDYVLLAPNHETRLIALAEKYPRRAKSVSSEGLRLFWKKRSQLVGFAWCASQLDDRQLVKHVWQKIYLGDRILDNRLVRDGAIRAGERWFMMAIDGVVNRWMKVRRVHRPRALGLESVS; this is encoded by the coding sequence TTGATTCTTGAAAACATTTCTTCATCGCTGCGTATTGCACACGAGACACTACCTGAATTTCTAGAAGTCTACCCCAGCCGTTTTCTGCCAACCCGAAAGGAATGGGATGGACGGAAAGTACGGATTATTGACGAGCCGGAACGTGAGTTGAAGAGGCTACAGCGAACTCGCCTACTTCGATCCTTTCAAAGATGGGGATTCCACCATCCGAGGGCTTACGCAGGCCCACAAGGGCGAAACCATGTCGCAGCCGCAAGGCAGCATCTCGGTGCACAGTGGATCATCAACCGGGATGTTTACAATGCCTTTCCGAGCGTCACGCCCCAGATGATGCACACCGAACTGGTTAGTCGAGGATTCAGGCCAGAGGTGGTCAAGGCACTTGTCACACTTTTTACGCTACGCGGTCGAATTCCCCAAGGGTCGCCACTCAGTAACATCGCACTGAATCTCGCCTTCTACCGGATTGACCATCAGCTTAGTACGCTCTGCGGACGCCTCGGATTGAACTATACACGGTATGCGGACGACATCAATGTGTCCTGCGCGAAATCGCGACGGGGACGTCGAGTTCGTATCCCTGACCTCTGCCAAGAGATCGAGAGCGCTATCCGCTCAGTTGGTGTCGAGGTTAATTCAAACAAAAAACGCAAGCGCGGTTTTCAGGGATTGGAGAAAGTAAAGGTTGTCCATGGCTGCATGGTATCCGGCGATGACTATGTATTACTCGCTCCGAACCATGAGACGCGTCTTATTGCACTCGCAGAAAAGTACCCAAGAAGGGCCAAAAGTGTATCAAGCGAGGGACTTCGTCTGTTCTGGAAGAAGAGGTCGCAACTAGTCGGATTCGCTTGGTGCGCCAGCCAACTCGATGACCGTCAACTCGTAAAGCATGTTTGGCAGAAAATTTACTTGGGCGACCGCATACTAGATAATCGCCTCGTCCGTGACGGAGCCATCCGTGCGGGCGAACGATGGTTCATGATGGCTATCGATGGCGTAGTAAATCGGTGGATGAAAGTGAGGCGTGTGCATCGCCCGCGAGCGCTTGGATTAGAAAGCGTAAGCTAG
- a CDS encoding helix-turn-helix domain-containing protein: MHVRAIGDAIRVVRMAKGFKVKELAERSHLSASFISLVESGDREPSLSGIRAIADALGVPSDVLLLMSNLSSSSLRSTDRTTGDVVRSVDQILKAEAELEQKLRELEGSEGGNEDASRRLDS, from the coding sequence GTGCATGTGCGTGCTATAGGAGATGCCATTCGGGTTGTCCGCATGGCGAAAGGATTTAAAGTCAAGGAGTTGGCAGAGCGATCACATCTAAGCGCTTCATTTATCAGCTTAGTGGAATCTGGTGATCGAGAACCATCTTTATCTGGTATCCGCGCAATTGCTGACGCGTTGGGCGTACCAAGCGACGTTCTTCTGCTGATGTCAAACCTAAGCAGTTCGTCACTCCGATCAACGGATCGGACAACAGGGGATGTTGTAAGGAGTGTCGACCAAATCCTAAAGGCAGAAGCTGAGTTAGAGCAAAAGCTACGGGAACTCGAAGGAAGCGAGGGGGGCAACGAGGATGCATCCAGGAGACTTGATTCTTGA
- a CDS encoding YifB family Mg chelatase-like AAA ATPase — translation MPIFGPFTGSGKTMVAKAMPSILPPLSRDEALQVTRIYSAVGQVPKGQSLLTRRPVRSPHHTASPAALIGGGTIPRPGEVSLAHLGVLFLDELPEFPRQVLDTLRQPLEDGNVTIARAHSSIRFPARFMLLAAMNPTPKGDMPVDEVSHRQMQRYLDRLSGPLIDRIDIHVEVPKVPYKQLTGERAGTDSATMRKQVFAARKRQSDRNGGTLKPNSTLTGRELDEHAPLDDASKEMLRQAMDSLNLSARAYDKIRRVARTIADLETADAIAPQHVAEAIQYRLLDRGL, via the coding sequence GTGCCGATTTTCGGCCCATTCACAGGTTCGGGCAAGACCATGGTGGCGAAGGCGATGCCTTCCATTCTGCCGCCGCTGTCGCGCGATGAAGCGTTGCAGGTGACGCGCATCTACTCAGCGGTGGGCCAGGTCCCCAAGGGCCAATCGCTGCTCACACGTCGGCCGGTGCGCAGCCCGCATCACACCGCAAGCCCGGCGGCGCTCATCGGCGGCGGCACGATCCCCCGCCCCGGCGAAGTCAGCCTCGCACACCTCGGCGTGCTCTTCCTCGATGAGTTGCCTGAGTTTCCAAGGCAAGTGCTCGACACGCTTCGCCAACCGCTCGAAGACGGCAACGTCACCATCGCCCGCGCTCACAGCTCGATCCGCTTCCCGGCTCGCTTCATGCTGCTGGCCGCGATGAACCCGACACCCAAGGGCGACATGCCCGTCGACGAGGTCAGCCATCGGCAGATGCAGCGATACCTCGACCGACTCTCCGGCCCGCTGATCGACCGCATCGACATTCACGTCGAAGTGCCCAAAGTCCCCTACAAGCAACTCACCGGCGAGCGGGCCGGCACGGACTCGGCCACGATGCGCAAGCAGGTGTTCGCGGCCCGCAAACGCCAAAGTGATCGCAATGGCGGCACGCTCAAACCCAACAGCACATTGACCGGCCGAGAGCTTGACGAACACGCGCCGCTGGATGATGCGAGCAAGGAAATGCTTCGCCAGGCGATGGACTCATTGAACCTCAGCGCCCGCGCTTACGACAAGATCCGCCGCGTCGCCCGCACGATAGCCGACCTCGAAACGGCGGATGCGATCGCACCGCAACACGTCGCCGAGGCGATCCAGTATCGGCTGCTCGATCGCGGTTTGTGA
- a CDS encoding GDP-mannose 4,6-dehydratase, protein MTSTTLITGAAGFIGSHLTDRLLAQGQQVVGLDNFCDFYDPAIKHANLAQARTQGCFSLVEADLRDRDAVVEAVAAHRPDTVVHLAAMAGVRPSIENPAYYTAVNLNGTVNLLDAAVAQGCKRFIFASSSSVYGNNKKTPFSEDDRVDHPISPYAATKKAGELICHSYSHLYQLPITCLRFFTVFGPRQRPDLAINKFLRLVRDGKPIPMFGDGSTSRDYTFVDDIVDGVTAAIDRCGEPDRYRIYNLGGHSPVSLREMIATVERVVGKAAQIDRQPMQPGDVDRTWADLTRVKAELGFEPATSLEEGIARQWQWMQERENVATQS, encoded by the coding sequence ATGACCAGCACCACCCTCATCACCGGGGCCGCGGGGTTTATCGGTTCGCACTTGACCGATCGTCTGCTTGCGCAGGGTCAGCAAGTCGTGGGCTTGGATAACTTTTGCGATTTCTATGATCCCGCCATCAAGCACGCCAACCTTGCGCAGGCCCGCACGCAGGGTTGCTTCAGCCTCGTCGAAGCCGACCTCCGCGATCGCGACGCCGTCGTCGAGGCGGTCGCTGCGCATCGACCCGATACGGTGGTGCACCTGGCGGCGATGGCAGGCGTTCGGCCGAGCATCGAGAACCCCGCCTACTACACGGCTGTCAACCTCAACGGAACGGTCAACCTGCTCGATGCGGCGGTGGCCCAAGGCTGCAAGCGCTTCATCTTCGCCAGCAGTTCCAGCGTCTACGGCAACAACAAGAAGACACCCTTCAGCGAAGACGATCGCGTCGACCATCCGATCAGCCCCTATGCCGCGACGAAGAAGGCAGGCGAGCTGATCTGCCACAGCTACAGTCACCTGTATCAACTGCCGATCACCTGCCTGCGCTTTTTCACCGTGTTCGGCCCCCGTCAGCGGCCGGACCTGGCGATCAACAAGTTCCTTCGGCTGGTGCGCGATGGCAAGCCAATCCCCATGTTCGGCGACGGCTCGACCAGCCGGGACTACACCTTTGTCGATGACATTGTCGACGGCGTCACCGCCGCGATCGACCGCTGCGGCGAGCCGGATCGCTACCGCATCTACAACCTCGGCGGCCACTCGCCCGTGTCGCTGCGCGAGATGATCGCGACGGTCGAACGTGTCGTCGGCAAGGCGGCGCAGATCGACCGTCAACCCATGCAGCCGGGCGACGTCGACCGCACGTGGGCCGACCTCACCCGCGTCAAAGCCGAGTTGGGTTTCGAGCCCGCCACCTCGCTGGAAGAGGGTATCGCCAGGCAGTGGCAGTGGATGCAGGAGCGCGAAAACGTCGCGACGCAATCGTAG
- a CDS encoding DUF6677 family protein, which yields MPDNRTDQLADRWNFTAAVAAWVFPGLGHLLLGQRDRALVLAVTIISLWIVGLLVGGVSVIDRAMHPAWFLGQMLIAPSLVVDLLTSHYSPPTYSPSFGRANEQGVLFTAMAGLLNLLAIIDVLYRDPHDPRHADANPTHDGDAREGGSA from the coding sequence TTGCCCGACAACCGCACCGACCAACTCGCCGACCGCTGGAATTTTACCGCCGCCGTCGCCGCATGGGTCTTCCCCGGCTTGGGCCACCTCCTGCTCGGCCAACGCGACCGCGCGCTCGTCCTGGCGGTCACCATCATCAGCCTCTGGATCGTCGGCCTGCTGGTCGGCGGCGTCAGCGTCATCGACCGCGCCATGCACCCGGCATGGTTCCTCGGCCAGATGCTCATCGCACCCAGCCTCGTCGTCGACCTGCTCACCAGCCACTACAGCCCGCCCACGTACAGCCCCAGCTTCGGCCGGGCCAACGAGCAGGGCGTCCTGTTCACCGCCATGGCCGGCCTGCTGAACCTGCTGGCGATCATCGACGTGCTCTACCGCGATCCCCACGACCCCCGTCACGCCGACGCCAACCCCACCCACGACGGCGACGCACGCGAAGGGGGCTCGGCATGA